One part of the Muntiacus reevesi chromosome 20, mMunRee1.1, whole genome shotgun sequence genome encodes these proteins:
- the LOC136151597 gene encoding olfactory receptor 2B11-like translates to MELINKSHPEEFILLGFTDRPWLELPLFIILLITYPMAMMGNIAIILVSKLDPRLHSPMYFFLTNLSFLDMCYTTSIVPQMLFNLGTSKKTISYMGCAVQLYIFHIMGGTECLLLAVMSFDRYVAICKPLHYTLIMNQCICILLVATVWLSGMTYAVSEATITLQLPLCGHSTLDHLLCEIPVLIKTACGEKGANELTLSVVCIFFLAVPLCLILVSYACIGHAVFKIKSLEGRKKAFGTCSSHLIVVFLFYGPAISMYLQPPSSISRDEPKFMALFYGVVTPTLNPFIYTLRNKDVKGALGNLMRSIFISK, encoded by the coding sequence ATGGAACTAATTAACAAAAGCCATCCTGAAGAGTTTATTCTACTAGGCTTTACTGACCGTCCGTGGCTCGAGCTTCCTCTATTCATTATTCTGCTTATAACATACCCCATGGCCATGATGGGAAACATAGCCATCATTCTGGTGTCCAAATTAGACCCCCGTCTGCACagccccatgtatttcttcctcaccAACCTCTCCTTTTTGGACATGTGCTACACCACAAGCATTGTCCCTCAGATGCTCTTTAACCTGGGAACGTCTAAGAAGACTATCAGCTATATGGGGTGTGCAGTTCAGCTTTATATCTTCCACATAATGGGGGGCACAGAATGTCTGCTTTTGGCTGTTATGTCTTTTGatcgctacgtggccatctgcaagcctctaCACTACACCCTCATCATGAATCAGTGCATCTGTATCTTATTAGTGGCCACTGTGTGGCTGAGTGGAATGACTTATGCTGTCTCAGAGGCCACCATCACATTACAGTTACCACTGTGTGGTCACAGTACCCTGGACCACTTGCTGTGTGAGATTCCTGTTCTGATAAAGACTGCCTGTGGTGAAAAGGGTGCTAATGAGCTCACACTCTCTGTGGTATGCATTTTTTTCCTAGCTGTGCCACTATGCTTAATTCTTGTTTCCTATGCTTGTATTGGACATGCTGTATTTAAGATTAAATCtttggagggaaggaaaaaagccTTTGGGACATGTTCCTCCCATCTCATagtagttttcttattttatggcCCAGCCATTAGCATGTACCTTCAGCCCCCCTCCTCTATCTCAAGGGACGAGCCCAAGTTCATGGCTCTCTTCTATGGAGTGGTGACTCCTACACTCAATCCTTTCATCTACACTCTGAGGAATAAGGATGTAAAGGGGGCACTGGGCAATCTGATGAGGAGCATTTTCATTTCCAAGTGA
- the LOC136151794 gene encoding olfactory receptor 10C1-like gives MSINCSLWRDNSMSVKHFAFTKFSEVTEQCFLLFTLILLMFLVSLTGNALIALAIWTNPVLHTPMYFFLANLSLLEVGYTCSVIPKMLQSLVSEARGISREGCATQMFFFALFGISECYLLAAMAFDRYTAICSPLHYATRMSRGVCVHLAMVSWGVGCVVSLGQTNYIFSLDFCGPCEINHFFCDLPPILALACGDTSHNEAAVFVVATLCISSPFLLIVASYGRILAAVLIMSSPEGRRKALSTCSSHLLVVTLFYGSASVSYLRPKTSHSPGVDKLLALFYTVVTSMLNPIIYSLRNKEVKTALWRTLGKKKL, from the coding sequence atgAGCATCAATTGTTCCTTGTGGAGAGACAATAGCATGTCTGTGAAACACTTTGCATTTACCAAATTCTCCGAGGTCACCGAACagtgtttccttttatttacccTCATCCTACTCATGTTCTTAGTATCACTGACAGGCAATGCTCTCATAGCCCTTGCCATCTGGACCAATCCAGTCCTCCATACTcctatgtacttcttcctggcCAACTTGTCTCTCTTGGAGGTTGGATACACTTGCTCTGTCATACCCAAGATGCTGCAGAGCCTTGTGAGTGAGGCCCGAGGAATCTCTCGGGAGGGATGTGCTACACAGATGTTTTTCTTTGCCTTATTTGGGATCAGTGAGTGCTATCTTTTGGCAGCCATGGCTTTTGATCGCTATACGGCCATATGCTCCCCACTTCATTATGCCACACGAATGAGTCGTGGAGTGTGTGTCCATTTAGCAATGGTTTCTTGGGGAGTGGGTTGTGTAGTAAGCTTGGGCCAAACaaactatattttttctttggaCTTCTGTGGCCCCTGTGAAATaaaccacttcttctgtgatcTCCCCCCTATTCTGGCACTAGCCTGTGGGGATACATCCCATAATGAGGCGGCAGTCTTTGTTGTGGCCACTCTTTGCATTTCCAGTCCATTTTTATTAATCGTTGCTTCTTATGGCAGAATTCTAGCTGCCGTGCTGATCATGTCATCCCCTGAAGGTCGCCGAAAAGCTCTTTCCACCTGTTCCTCCCACCTACTGGTAGTAACACTCTTCTATGGCTCAGCGTCTGTCAGTTACCTGAGGCCCAAGACTAGTCATTCACCTGGGGTAGATAAACTCCTGGCCCTTTTCTATACTGTGGTGACATCCATGCTCAACCCTATCATCTACAGCTTACGAAACAAGGAAGTCAAGACAGCTCTTTGGAGAACTCTGGGCAAGAAAAAGCTTTGA